A genomic window from Macaca mulatta isolate MMU2019108-1 chromosome 19, T2T-MMU8v2.0, whole genome shotgun sequence includes:
- the ZSCAN22 gene encoding zinc finger and SCAN domain-containing protein 22 isoform X1 has product MAIPKHSLSPVPWEEDSFLQVKVEEGEEASLSQGLESSHDHIAYPEAARLRFRHFRYEEASGPHEALAHLRELCCQWLQPEARSKEQILELLVLEQFLGALPPEIQAWVGAQSPKSGEEAAVLVEDLTQVLDKRGWDPGAEPTDASCKQSDPGESEPSNVVTETLMGGVSLGPAFNKACEPEGSSERRSGLSGEIWTKSIAQQIHFKKTSGPYKDAPTDQRGRESGASRNSSNAWPNLTSQEKAPSEDKVDLVDAYGTEPPYTYSGKRSSKCRECRKMFQSASALEAHQKTHSRKTAYACSECGKAFSRSTHLAQHQVVHTGVKPHECKECGKAFSRVTHLTQHQRIHTGEKPYECGECGKTFSRSTHLTQHQRVHTGERPYECDECGKAFSQSTHLTQHQRVHTGEKPYKCDVCGRAFSDCSALIRHLRIHSGEKPYQCKVCPKAFAQSSSLIEHQRIHTGEKPYKCSDCGKAFSRSSALMVHLRIHITVLQ; this is encoded by the exons ATGGCCATCCCCAAGCACTCCCTGAGCCCAGTGCCATGGGAAGAGGACAGCTTCCTTCAAGtgaaggtggaggagggagaggaagccAGCCTCTCCCAGGGCCTAGAATCCAGCCACGACCACATTGCTTACCCTGAGGCTGCACGCCTGCGCTTCCGGCACTTCCGCTATGAGGAGGCATCTGGTCCACACGAGGCCCTGGCCCACCTCCGAGAGCTGTGCTGTCAGTGGCTGCAGCCCGAGGCGCGCTCCAAGGAGCAGATACTGGAGCTGCTGGTGCTGGAGCAGTTCCTGGGTGCGCTGCCCCCAGAGATCCAAGCCTGGGTGGGAGCCCAGAGTCCCAAGAGTGGAGAGGAAGCCGCTGTGCTGGTGGAGGATCTGACTCAGGTGCTGGACAAGAGAG GATGGGATCCAGGAGCTGAGCCCACAGACGCAAGCTGCAAGCAGAGTGACCCGGGAGAGTCAGAGCCATCAAATGTGGTCACTGAGACCCTCATGGGAGGTGTTTCCCTTGGACCCGCCTTTAACAAGGCCTGTGAACCTGAGGGCAGCTCAGAGAGAAGGTCTGGGCTATCAGGGGAGATCTGGACAAAGTCTATCGCCCAACAGATCCATTTCAAGAAAACTTCAGGGCCTTACAAGGATGCCCCCACAGACCAGCGTGGCCGTGAATCTGGTGCCTCGAGGAATAGTTCTAATGCGTGGCCAAACCTCACCTCCCAAGAGAAGGCTCCTTCAGAAGACAAAGTTGATCTGGTGGATGCTTATGGGACAGAGCCTCCATACACGTACTCAGGGAAGAGGTCCTCCAAGTGTCGCGAGTGTAGGAAGATGTTCCAGAGTGCTTCGGCGCTCGAGGCACACCAGAAGACCCATTCTCGGAAGACAGCATACGCCTGCAGcgagtgtgggaaagccttcagccGGAGCACTCACCTCGCCCAGCACCAGGTTGTCCACACGGGGGTGAAGCCCCATGagtgtaaggaatgtgggaaggccttcagCCGAGTCACCCACCTGACTCAGCACCAAAggattcatactggagagaaaccctacgaatGTGGGGAATGTGGTAAAACCTTCAGCCGCAGCACTCACCTCACCCAGCACCAGCGGGTGCACACGGGGGAGCGGCCCTACGAGTGTGACGAGTGCGGGAAGGCCTTCAGCCAGAGCACGCACCTGACTCAGCACCAGCGCGTCCATACCGGGGAGAAGCCCTACAAGTGTGACGTGTGCGGCAGGGCCTTCAGCGACTGCTCGGCCCTGATCCGACATCTGAGAATCCATTCTGGAGAGAAGCCCTATCAGTGTAAGGTGTGTCCGAAGGCCTTTGCACAGAGCTCCTCCCTCATCGAGCACCAGAGGATCCACACAGGAGAGAAGCCTTATAAGTGCAGTGACTGTGGGAAGGCCTTCAGCCGCAGCTCAGCCCTGATGGTTCACTTGCGGATCCACATCACGGTACTGCAGTGA
- the ZSCAN22 gene encoding zinc finger and SCAN domain-containing protein 22 isoform X2, with amino-acid sequence MAIPKHSLSPVPWEEDSFLQVKVEEGEEASLSQGLESSHDHIAYPEAARLRFRHFRYEEASGPHEALAHLRELCCQWLQPEARSKEQILELLVLEQFLGALPPEIQAWVGAQSPKSGEEAAVLVEDLTQDGIQELSPQTQAASRVTRESQSHQMWSLRPSWEVFPLDPPLTRPVNLRAAQREGLGYQGRSGQSLSPNRSISRKLQGLTRMPPQTSVAVNLVPRGIVLMRGQTSPPKRRLLQKTKLIWWMLMGQSLHTRTQGRGPPSVASVGRCSRVLRRSRHTRRPILGRQHTPAASVGKPSAGALTSPSTRLSTRG; translated from the exons ATGGCCATCCCCAAGCACTCCCTGAGCCCAGTGCCATGGGAAGAGGACAGCTTCCTTCAAGtgaaggtggaggagggagaggaagccAGCCTCTCCCAGGGCCTAGAATCCAGCCACGACCACATTGCTTACCCTGAGGCTGCACGCCTGCGCTTCCGGCACTTCCGCTATGAGGAGGCATCTGGTCCACACGAGGCCCTGGCCCACCTCCGAGAGCTGTGCTGTCAGTGGCTGCAGCCCGAGGCGCGCTCCAAGGAGCAGATACTGGAGCTGCTGGTGCTGGAGCAGTTCCTGGGTGCGCTGCCCCCAGAGATCCAAGCCTGGGTGGGAGCCCAGAGTCCCAAGAGTGGAGAGGAAGCCGCTGTGCTGGTGGAGGATCTGACTCAG GATGGGATCCAGGAGCTGAGCCCACAGACGCAAGCTGCAAGCAGAGTGACCCGGGAGAGTCAGAGCCATCAAATGTGGTCACTGAGACCCTCATGGGAGGTGTTTCCCTTGGACCCGCCTTTAACAAGGCCTGTGAACCTGAGGGCAGCTCAGAGAGAAGGTCTGGGCTATCAGGGGAGATCTGGACAAAGTCTATCGCCCAACAGATCCATTTCAAGAAAACTTCAGGGCCTTACAAGGATGCCCCCACAGACCAGCGTGGCCGTGAATCTGGTGCCTCGAGGAATAGTTCTAATGCGTGGCCAAACCTCACCTCCCAAGAGAAGGCTCCTTCAGAAGACAAAGTTGATCTGGTGGATGCTTATGGGACAGAGCCTCCATACACGTACTCAGGGAAGAGGTCCTCCAAGTGTCGCGAGTGTAGGAAGATGTTCCAGAGTGCTTCGGCGCTCGAGGCACACCAGAAGACCCATTCTCGGAAGACAGCATACGCCTGCAGcgagtgtgggaaagccttcagccGGAGCACTCACCTCGCCCAGCACCAGGTTGTCCACACGGGGGTGA